The following coding sequences lie in one Arachis hypogaea cultivar Tifrunner chromosome 9, arahy.Tifrunner.gnm2.J5K5, whole genome shotgun sequence genomic window:
- the LOC140175238 gene encoding protein MAINTENANCE OF MERISTEMS-like, translating to MQRQQGMPLDECYVPYLQMAGLYHLARLNDSGFRLDEPIVSTFVERWRPETHTFHMPFGEYTITFQDVAYQLGLAVDGRYVNGCLTDFHMYIEGGRPAWVWFEELLGVIPLPSQVQKFAVNCTWFQETFGECPEGADEETLGLRRWVPTVGGLQHWHGCTGACAEWQTDMW from the exons atgcAGCGACAACAAGGCATGCCACTCGATGAGTGTTATGTTCCCTACTTGCAGATGGCCGGGTTATACCATCTGGCTAGGCTGAACGATAGTGGGTTCCGGTTAGATGAGCCCATTGTCAGCACCTTCGTCGAGCggtggcgtcctgagacgcaCACTTTCCATATGCCCTTCGGAGAGTACACGATCACGTTtcaggacgtggcgtaccagtTGGGGTTGGCAGTGGACGGGCGTTATGTCAACGGTTGCCTTACAGATTTCCATATGTATATCGAGGGTGGACGTCCAGCTTGGGTATGGTTCGAGGAGTTGCTTGGAGTGATTCCTCTTCCGAGCCAGGTTCAGAAGTTCGCAGTAAACTGCACCTGGTTCCAGGAGACTTTCGGAGAGTGCCCTGAGGGAGCCGATGAGGAGACT ctaggcttgaggagatgggttCCTACAGTTGGGGGTCTGCAGCATTGGCATGGTTGTACtggtgcatgtgccgagtggcaAACAGACATGTGGTGA
- the LOC112712153 gene encoding ACT domain-containing protein ACR12, producing the protein MAMAMTKTFFAAAPSFAVHGGGGGGGRASDPLVIPFFSHSSISPVPLHRFPTSPSLSRNNNKNVIYASAYDFNAVSSASLKSSDNLDSVPMPIVMIDQDSDTEATIVQLSFGDRLGALIDTMRALKNLGLDVSKGTVSTEGPVKQTKFFITQADTGRKVEDPDMLERIRLTIINNLLKYHPESSELLAMGEVFGIKAPQKKLNADIATHIHVKQDGPKRSLLYIETADRPGLLVEIIKVIADVNIDVESAEIDTEGLIAKDKFHVSYGGAALNSSMSQVLVNCLRYYLRTPETDIDSY; encoded by the exons ATGGCTATGGCGATGACAAAGACATTTTTTGCTGCTGCTCCTTCCTTCGCCGTacacggtggtggtggtggtggtggtagggcTTCTGATCCACTGGTCATTCCTTTCTTCTCTCACTCTTCCATCTCTCCTGTTCCTCTTCACCGCTTCCcaacctcgccctctctctccaGGAACAACAATAA GAATGTTATATATGCTTCTGCATATGATTTTAATGCAGTCAGTTCAGCTTCACTG AAATCCAGTGACAATCTTGATAGTGTTCCTATGCCAATAGTAATGATAGATCAAGACTCAGATACTGAAGCCACAATAGTGCAGCTTAGCTTTGGTGATCGCCTTGGAGCTCTTATCGACACG ATGAGAGCATTAAAAAACTTGGGGTTGGATGTTTCAAAGGGAACTGTCTCCACAGAGGGACCGGTTAAGCAGACAAAGTTTTTTATTACTCAGGC AGACACTGGCCGCAAAGTTGAAGATCCTGATATGTTAGAGAGAATTCGACTGACCATTATTAACAACTTGTTGAAATATCATCCT GAGTCGAGCGAATTACTAGCCATGGGTGAGGTGTTTGGCATAAAGGCTCCACAGAAGAAG CTTAATGCTGATATTGCAACTCATATACATGTTAAGCAAGATGGGCCCAAGAGGAG CTTGCTGTACATAGAGACAGCAGACAGGCCAGGCTTGCTCGTTGAAATCATTAAAGTCATCGCAGATGTGAACATTGATGTTGAATCGGCTGAGATTGATACCGAA GGCTTGATTGCTAAAGATAAATTTCATGTCAGTTATGGTGGCGCTGCATTAAACAGTTCAATGTCTCAG